A portion of the Chromobacterium sp. IIBBL 290-4 genome contains these proteins:
- a CDS encoding MarC family protein has product MQLLSIFMTKFLFVMAALLPIMNPPGLVPIFISMTARNTPVQRRFLARRIALYCALLLVGSMYVGGYVLSFFGVSLPVVQMSGGLLITFAAWRMLNDTPAESSQPSTETAHIDSKAELKQRAFYPLTFPLTVGPGSISVAITIGASLTGSGKGIIRYGIAPLAGSAAILVCSVLVYLCYAHADKLLRYLGQTGSIVFLRLSAFILLCLGVQIMWDGFGELASQWLHDNAALLH; this is encoded by the coding sequence ATGCAGTTGCTGTCCATCTTCATGACCAAGTTTCTTTTCGTGATGGCGGCGCTGCTGCCCATCATGAATCCGCCCGGCCTGGTGCCGATCTTCATCTCGATGACGGCGCGCAATACGCCGGTGCAGCGCCGTTTCCTGGCGCGACGCATCGCCTTGTATTGCGCCTTGCTGTTGGTCGGCAGCATGTATGTCGGCGGCTATGTCTTGTCCTTCTTCGGCGTGTCGCTGCCGGTGGTGCAGATGTCGGGCGGTTTGCTGATCACCTTCGCCGCCTGGCGCATGTTGAACGACACGCCGGCCGAGTCCAGCCAGCCCTCCACCGAGACGGCCCATATCGACAGCAAGGCCGAGCTGAAGCAACGCGCCTTCTATCCGCTGACTTTCCCCTTGACGGTGGGGCCGGGCTCGATTTCGGTCGCCATCACCATAGGCGCGTCGCTGACCGGCAGCGGCAAAGGCATCATCCGCTACGGCATCGCGCCCCTGGCCGGCTCGGCCGCCATTCTGGTGTGCAGCGTGCTGGTATACCTGTGCTACGCCCATGCCGACAAACTGCTGCGCTATCTGGGCCAGACGGGCTCCATCGTGTTTCTGCGCTTGTCAGCCTTCATCCTGTTGTGTCTGGGCGTGCAGATCATGTGGGACGGCTTCGGCGAACTGGCTTCGCAATGGCTGCATGACAACGCCGCTTTGCTGCATTAA
- a CDS encoding amino acid permease translates to MSMKDEGPELRRSLQARHLSMIAIGGSIGTGLFLASGATISGAGAGGALLAYALVGLMVYFLMTSLGEMAAFMPVSGSFQVYGSRFVDPAFGFAQGWNYWYNWAITIAVELAAASIIMNYWFPNIPGVLWSGGFLVLIFALNYFSVKGFGEAEFWCSMLKVVTIIAFIIIGFMMILGIMTEPDPHRIAPGLNVMMQGQGPFVGGLAAFVGVAMVVGFSFQGTELIGVAAGESSNPGRTIPRAVRQIFWRILMFYMLSILIIGLILPHNDPSLLKNDMKDVGASPFTLVFNRAGLAFAASLMNAVILSAILSAGNSGMYASTRMLYAMAKNGMAPKMFGRLSEGGVPRNALYATTLVACLCFLTSLFNNNAVYMWLLNSSGMTGFIAWLGVAISHYRFRRAYVKQGYSLADLPYVAKWFPLGPLFAFALCLLIMLGQNYTAFTAAKVDWNGVIATYLGIPLFLALWWAYRSKHKTQLVPLEKIELAEAHRKALEQRDEAKGGKLASAQA, encoded by the coding sequence ATGAGCATGAAAGACGAGGGACCGGAGCTGCGGCGTTCGCTGCAGGCGCGCCACCTGTCCATGATCGCCATCGGCGGTTCTATCGGCACCGGCCTGTTCCTGGCCTCCGGGGCCACCATTTCCGGCGCCGGCGCCGGCGGCGCCTTGCTGGCCTACGCGCTGGTGGGCCTGATGGTTTACTTCCTGATGACCAGCCTGGGCGAGATGGCGGCTTTCATGCCGGTGTCGGGTTCCTTCCAGGTATACGGCTCGCGTTTCGTCGATCCGGCCTTCGGCTTCGCCCAGGGTTGGAACTATTGGTACAACTGGGCCATCACCATCGCGGTGGAGCTGGCTGCGGCCTCCATCATCATGAACTACTGGTTTCCCAACATCCCAGGCGTGTTGTGGAGCGGCGGTTTTCTGGTGCTGATCTTCGCCTTGAACTATTTCTCGGTGAAGGGCTTCGGCGAGGCTGAATTCTGGTGCTCCATGCTCAAGGTGGTCACCATCATCGCCTTCATCATCATCGGTTTCATGATGATCCTGGGCATCATGACCGAGCCGGATCCGCATCGCATCGCGCCGGGCCTGAACGTGATGATGCAAGGACAGGGGCCTTTTGTCGGCGGTCTGGCGGCTTTTGTCGGCGTGGCCATGGTGGTGGGCTTCTCCTTCCAGGGCACCGAGCTGATCGGCGTGGCCGCGGGCGAATCGTCCAATCCGGGCCGCACCATTCCGCGCGCGGTGCGTCAGATCTTCTGGCGCATCCTGATGTTCTACATGCTGTCCATCCTGATCATCGGCCTGATCCTGCCGCACAATGATCCGTCGCTGCTGAAGAACGATATGAAGGACGTCGGCGCCAGCCCGTTCACGCTGGTGTTCAACCGCGCCGGCCTGGCTTTCGCCGCCAGCCTGATGAACGCGGTGATTCTGTCGGCCATTCTGTCGGCCGGCAACTCCGGCATGTACGCGTCCACCCGCATGCTGTACGCGATGGCCAAGAACGGCATGGCGCCCAAGATGTTCGGCCGGCTGAGCGAAGGCGGCGTGCCGCGCAACGCGCTGTATGCTACCACCCTGGTGGCCTGCCTGTGCTTCCTGACCTCGCTGTTCAACAACAACGCCGTTTACATGTGGCTGCTGAACTCATCCGGCATGACCGGTTTCATCGCCTGGCTGGGCGTGGCGATCAGCCATTACCGCTTCCGCCGCGCCTATGTGAAGCAGGGCTATAGCCTGGCCGATCTGCCTTATGTGGCCAAGTGGTTCCCGCTGGGCCCGCTGTTCGCCTTCGCGCTGTGCCTGCTGATCATGCTGGGCCAGAATTACACCGCTTTCACCGCCGCCAAGGTGGATTGGAACGGCGTGATCGCCACCTATCTGGGCATTCCGCTGTTCCTGGCTTTGTGGTGGGCTTACCGCTCCAAGCACAAGACGCAGCTGGTTCCCTTGGAGAAAATCGAGCTGGCCGAAGCGCACCGCAAGGCCTTGGAGCAGCGCGATGAGGCCAAGGGCGGAAAACTGGCTTCAGCCCAAGCTTGA
- a CDS encoding potassium transporter Kup — protein sequence MQSEIKSMAVMARDRQSGAQPVALLALAALGVVYGDLGTSPLYALQEAFNPEHGVQATPENVVGVVSLFLWSLILMVSVKYVLVLMRADNKGEGGILALLAQITGEKPETGKRSTAAWVLLGLAGAAMLYGDGVITPAVSVLSAMEGMQVATPALAAYVVPCTVVILVLLFMVQPYGSGRVGVAFGPILATWFVAIAALGIAQLWQNPAILQAINPIHGLTYFQRNGFAGFVSLGAVVLCLTGAEALYADMGHFGARPIRLAWYGLALPSLVLSYLGQGALLLAHPQLSGRPFYSMVPEWGLYPMVALSTLATIVASQALITAVFSLTHQSVQLGFFPRVKVLHTSGSHKGQIYLPLLNWILMLATVAVVLGFRQSDKLAAAFGLAVSTTMAITTVLFAVLARRRWHWPWWAVIVVAGGLFAIDLAFWLANVLKFLDGGWLPLLLGLIVFAMMGCWFGGRRLQVRDDADRQLPIDLLLSSLQMNPPPRIPGTAVFLSESADGTPLVLLHHLKHNQVLHETVLLLTLQMLDSPRVDGERVGVQWLGEGVARVMARYGYMEEPDVPAVMERAAELLGLAEMEPLSTTYYLGRQTLVAAAKSGRFKRWMLGMFSFLRQNERSATLYFRLPPNRVVELGARIEL from the coding sequence ATGCAATCTGAAATCAAGAGCATGGCCGTGATGGCGCGGGACCGACAGAGCGGCGCCCAGCCGGTGGCGTTGTTGGCGCTGGCGGCTTTGGGCGTGGTGTATGGCGATTTGGGCACCAGTCCCTTGTACGCCTTGCAAGAGGCTTTCAATCCGGAGCATGGCGTGCAGGCTACGCCGGAAAACGTGGTGGGCGTGGTGTCGCTGTTTTTGTGGTCCTTGATCCTGATGGTCAGCGTCAAATACGTATTGGTGCTGATGCGGGCGGACAATAAGGGCGAGGGCGGCATTCTGGCCTTGCTGGCGCAGATCACCGGCGAGAAGCCGGAAACCGGCAAGCGTTCAACCGCCGCGTGGGTGCTGCTGGGGCTGGCGGGGGCGGCGATGTTGTATGGCGACGGCGTGATCACGCCGGCGGTGTCGGTGCTGAGCGCCATGGAGGGGATGCAAGTGGCCACGCCGGCGCTGGCGGCTTATGTGGTGCCTTGCACGGTGGTGATCTTGGTATTGTTGTTCATGGTTCAACCTTACGGCTCCGGCCGCGTCGGGGTGGCTTTCGGCCCCATTCTGGCGACCTGGTTCGTCGCCATCGCCGCGCTCGGCATCGCCCAGCTGTGGCAGAACCCGGCCATTTTGCAAGCGATCAACCCCATTCATGGCCTGACTTATTTTCAGCGCAACGGTTTCGCCGGCTTCGTGTCCTTGGGCGCGGTGGTGCTGTGCCTGACAGGGGCGGAGGCGCTGTACGCCGATATGGGGCATTTCGGCGCGCGGCCGATCCGGCTGGCCTGGTATGGCCTGGCGCTGCCGTCGCTGGTGCTGAGTTATCTGGGGCAGGGCGCATTGCTGCTGGCGCATCCGCAGCTGTCCGGCCGACCCTTTTATTCCATGGTGCCGGAATGGGGGCTGTACCCGATGGTGGCGCTGTCCACGCTGGCCACCATTGTCGCCTCGCAGGCGCTGATCACCGCCGTGTTCTCCTTGACCCATCAATCGGTGCAGCTGGGCTTCTTTCCGCGGGTGAAAGTGCTGCACACCTCGGGCAGCCACAAGGGCCAGATCTACCTGCCGCTGCTGAACTGGATCTTGATGCTGGCGACGGTGGCGGTGGTGCTGGGCTTTCGCCAGTCGGACAAGCTGGCGGCGGCTTTCGGCCTGGCGGTATCCACCACCATGGCCATCACCACGGTTCTGTTCGCCGTGCTGGCGCGGCGGCGTTGGCATTGGCCATGGTGGGCCGTCATCGTGGTGGCCGGCGGCTTGTTCGCCATCGATCTCGCTTTCTGGCTGGCCAATGTGCTGAAGTTCCTGGATGGAGGCTGGCTGCCGCTGCTGCTGGGGCTGATCGTGTTCGCGATGATGGGCTGCTGGTTCGGCGGCCGCCGCTTGCAAGTGCGCGATGACGCGGACAGGCAATTGCCCATCGATTTGCTGCTGTCCAGCTTGCAGATGAATCCGCCGCCGCGCATTCCCGGCACCGCGGTTTTTCTGTCGGAAAGCGCGGACGGCACGCCGCTGGTGCTGTTGCATCATTTGAAACATAACCAGGTTTTGCATGAAACGGTGTTGTTGCTGACCCTGCAAATGCTGGATTCGCCGCGCGTCGACGGCGAGCGGGTGGGCGTGCAATGGCTGGGCGAAGGCGTGGCCCGGGTGATGGCCCGCTACGGCTATATGGAGGAGCCGGATGTGCCGGCGGTGATGGAGCGCGCGGCCGAGTTGCTGGGGCTGGCCGAGATGGAGCCCTTGAGCACCACCTACTATCTGGGCAGGCAGACCTTGGTGGCGGCGGCGAAAAGCGGCCGTTTCAAGCGCTGGATGCTGGGCATGTTCAGTTTCCTGCGGCAAAACGAGCGCAGCGCGACCTTGTATTTCCGCCTGCCGCCCAACCGGGTGGTGGAGCTGGGGGCGCGGATAGAGCTTTGA
- a CDS encoding MdtA/MuxA family multidrug efflux RND transporter periplasmic adaptor subunit — MPIQEPAKSSRLPLVIAVAAILGAGWWWHARSQNAENAAHQPKGGMTLAVGVETVKTMDAPLQMNALGTVNSTYTVTVRSRVDGQLEKLHFEEGQQVKQGQLLAELDATPYQAALTQAEGQLLRDQALLDNANIDLKRYKQLQGQNSISEQQVATQEALVKQYQGTVKVDQGSVAAARANVAYTRIVAPVSGRVGLRQVDLGNIVHSGDANGIVVITQTQPINVVFAIPEVSLNSVLEASSANKQLKVEAWDRDNKHKLADGAVLALDNQLNTSTGTINIKAKFANEKQQLFPNQFVNVNLQLGVRKNAVVVPTVAVQLGKVGNYVYTVNADSVVSIAKIKPGPVSGDFTVVESGLEPGQRVVIDGVDKLRNGAKVKVIDRVAQSKEAASAAEGGKKAQHKRGSGQWGKHQASAAAN, encoded by the coding sequence ATGCCTATCCAGGAGCCCGCCAAGTCCAGCCGCCTGCCTCTCGTCATCGCCGTCGCCGCCATTCTGGGCGCAGGCTGGTGGTGGCATGCGCGCAGCCAGAATGCCGAAAACGCCGCCCACCAACCCAAAGGCGGCATGACCTTGGCCGTAGGCGTGGAAACGGTCAAAACCATGGATGCCCCCTTGCAAATGAATGCGCTGGGCACCGTCAACTCCACCTACACCGTCACGGTGCGCAGCCGCGTGGATGGCCAACTGGAAAAGCTGCACTTCGAAGAAGGCCAACAGGTCAAACAAGGCCAGTTGCTCGCCGAGCTGGACGCCACGCCTTATCAGGCTGCCTTGACGCAAGCCGAAGGCCAATTGCTGCGCGACCAGGCCTTGCTGGACAACGCCAATATCGACCTGAAACGTTACAAGCAGCTGCAAGGCCAAAACTCCATTTCCGAGCAGCAGGTCGCCACGCAGGAAGCGCTGGTCAAGCAATACCAAGGCACGGTCAAGGTCGACCAGGGCTCGGTCGCCGCCGCTCGCGCCAATGTGGCCTACACCCGCATCGTCGCCCCGGTCAGCGGCCGAGTCGGCCTGCGCCAGGTGGACCTGGGCAATATCGTCCACTCAGGGGACGCCAACGGCATCGTGGTGATCACTCAGACCCAGCCTATCAATGTGGTGTTCGCCATTCCGGAGGTCAGCCTCAACTCCGTGCTGGAGGCCTCGTCCGCCAACAAGCAACTCAAAGTCGAAGCCTGGGATCGCGACAATAAGCACAAGCTTGCCGACGGCGCCGTGCTGGCGCTGGACAACCAGCTGAATACCAGCACCGGCACCATCAATATCAAGGCCAAGTTCGCCAACGAAAAACAGCAGCTGTTCCCCAACCAGTTCGTCAACGTCAACTTGCAACTGGGCGTGCGCAAAAACGCCGTGGTGGTGCCGACGGTGGCTGTGCAACTGGGCAAGGTGGGCAACTACGTCTACACCGTCAACGCCGACTCAGTGGTCAGCATCGCCAAAATCAAGCCCGGCCCGGTTTCCGGGGACTTCACCGTGGTGGAGTCCGGCCTGGAGCCCGGCCAGCGCGTGGTGATAGACGGCGTGGACAAGCTGCGCAACGGCGCCAAGGTCAAAGTGATAGACCGCGTGGCCCAGAGCAAGGAAGCCGCCTCCGCGGCGGAAGGCGGCAAGAAGGCCCAGCATAAGCGCGGCTCCGGCCAGTGGGGCAAGCATCAGGCCTCCGCGGCAGCCAACTAA
- a CDS encoding MdtB/MuxB family multidrug efflux RND transporter permease subunit produces MNPSRPFILRPVATTLLMIAILLTGLVAWRMLPVSALPEVDYPTIQVVTLYPGASPDVMTSSVTAPLERQFGQMPGLSQMSSSSSGGASVITLQFSLDLTLDVAEQEVQAAINAAGNLLPADLPSPPIYNKVNPADTPILTIAVSSPTLPLTKLEDLTDTRLAQKLSQVPGVGLVSISGGQRPAVRIQSNPKALAARGLTLEDIRTSIAAANVNQAKGSFDGPKQASTVDGNDQLQSAAEYKNVVIAYQNGAPVRVQDVAKVVDSAENVRLAAWSGTTPAVILNVQRQPGANVIQVTDRIKALLPQLKETLPGSVDVHVLSDRTVTIRASVEDVEFELMLAIALVVMVIFVFLRNVPATIIPAVAVPLSLVGTFGVMYLTGFSINNLTLMALTIATGFVVDDAIVMIENIARYIEEGDKPMEAALKGSKQIGFTIISLTISLIAVLIPLLFMGDVVGRLFREFAITLAVSILISAFISLTLTPMMCARLLKHVPEEKQGRFYHASGKFFDDIIARYGKMLSWVLDRQKTTLLVAVGTVALTAALYVYIPKGFFPLQDTGAIQGISEASQSISFTAMAEQQEALADSLLKDSAVDSLSSFIGVDGTNTTLNSGRLLINLKPKDQRDDIRAVLARLQQRADDVPGMSLYLQPVQDLSIDSRVSRTQYQFTLQATSLEDLSTWVPKLVHRLEQEPALADVASDLQDKGLQAYVRINRDVASRLGVTTAAVDNALYDAFGQRLISTIFTQTNQYRVVLEVDKAHQRDPLSLKGIYVPTASGGPVPLDAVATIEERPASLAINHLGQFPTATISFNLKKGASLGEAVDAIRQAESEMGMPASMDTKFQGAAMAFQASLSNTLWLILAAIVTMYIVLGVLYESYVHPITILSTLPSAGIGALLALMVSGTDLSVIAIIGIILLIGIVKKNAIMMIDFALEAEREQGMSPREAIYQACLLRFRPILMTTMAALLGALPLMLGGGMGSELREPLGITMVGGLMVSQVLTLFTTPVIYLAFDRLAARFGRKDKPELAEEQDA; encoded by the coding sequence ATGAATCCCTCTCGTCCGTTCATCCTGCGGCCGGTGGCCACCACCTTGCTGATGATCGCCATTTTGCTCACCGGTCTGGTGGCATGGCGCATGCTGCCGGTATCGGCCCTGCCTGAAGTCGACTATCCCACCATCCAGGTGGTGACGCTCTATCCCGGTGCCAGCCCGGACGTGATGACCTCCTCGGTCACCGCGCCGCTGGAACGCCAGTTCGGCCAGATGCCGGGGCTGTCGCAGATGTCCTCGTCCAGCTCGGGCGGCGCGTCGGTCATCACCCTGCAGTTCAGCCTGGATCTGACGCTGGACGTAGCCGAACAGGAGGTGCAGGCCGCGATCAACGCCGCCGGCAACCTGCTGCCGGCCGACCTGCCCAGCCCGCCTATCTATAACAAGGTCAATCCGGCGGATACGCCTATCCTGACCATCGCCGTCAGCTCGCCCACCCTGCCGCTGACCAAGCTGGAAGATCTCACCGACACCCGGCTGGCGCAGAAACTGTCGCAAGTGCCGGGCGTGGGCCTGGTCAGCATCAGCGGCGGCCAACGCCCTGCCGTGCGCATCCAGAGCAACCCCAAGGCGCTGGCCGCCCGCGGACTGACGCTGGAAGACATCCGCACTTCCATCGCAGCCGCCAACGTCAACCAGGCCAAGGGCAGCTTCGATGGCCCGAAACAAGCCTCCACCGTCGACGGCAACGACCAGCTGCAATCGGCGGCGGAATACAAAAACGTCGTCATCGCCTACCAGAACGGCGCGCCGGTGCGCGTGCAAGACGTGGCCAAGGTGGTGGACTCGGCGGAAAACGTGCGCCTGGCCGCCTGGTCCGGCACCACGCCGGCCGTCATCCTCAATGTGCAGCGCCAGCCCGGCGCCAACGTGATCCAGGTGACCGACCGCATCAAGGCGCTGCTGCCTCAGCTCAAGGAGACCCTGCCCGGCTCGGTGGACGTGCATGTGCTGAGCGACCGCACCGTGACCATCCGCGCCTCGGTGGAGGATGTGGAGTTCGAGCTGATGCTGGCCATCGCCCTGGTGGTGATGGTGATCTTCGTCTTCCTGCGCAATGTGCCGGCCACCATCATTCCGGCGGTGGCGGTGCCGCTGTCGCTGGTGGGCACCTTCGGCGTGATGTATCTGACCGGCTTCTCCATCAACAACCTGACGCTGATGGCGCTGACCATCGCCACCGGCTTCGTGGTGGACGACGCCATCGTGATGATCGAGAACATCGCCCGCTACATCGAGGAAGGCGACAAGCCGATGGAGGCCGCGTTGAAAGGCTCCAAGCAAATCGGCTTCACCATCATTTCCTTGACCATCTCGCTGATCGCGGTGCTGATTCCGCTGCTGTTCATGGGCGATGTGGTGGGTCGGCTGTTCCGCGAATTCGCCATCACGCTGGCGGTGTCCATCCTGATTTCCGCCTTCATTTCGCTGACGCTGACGCCGATGATGTGCGCGCGGCTGCTCAAGCATGTGCCGGAGGAAAAACAGGGCCGCTTCTACCACGCCAGCGGCAAGTTCTTCGACGACATCATCGCCCGCTACGGCAAGATGCTCAGCTGGGTGCTGGACCGGCAGAAAACCACGCTGCTGGTCGCCGTCGGCACGGTGGCGCTGACCGCCGCCCTGTACGTCTACATTCCCAAGGGCTTCTTCCCGCTGCAGGACACCGGCGCCATCCAGGGCATCAGCGAAGCCTCGCAGTCCATCTCCTTCACCGCCATGGCGGAACAACAGGAAGCGTTGGCCGATTCGCTGCTGAAAGACTCGGCGGTGGACAGCCTGTCGTCCTTCATCGGCGTGGACGGCACCAACACCACGCTGAACAGCGGCCGCTTGCTGATCAACCTCAAGCCCAAGGATCAGCGCGACGATATCCGCGCCGTGCTGGCCAGGCTGCAACAACGCGCCGACGACGTGCCGGGCATGTCGCTGTATCTGCAGCCGGTGCAGGATTTGTCGATCGACTCCCGCGTCAGCCGCACCCAGTACCAGTTCACCTTGCAAGCCACCAGCCTGGAAGACCTGTCCACCTGGGTACCCAAGCTGGTGCACCGGCTGGAACAAGAGCCGGCGCTGGCCGATGTGGCGAGCGACTTGCAAGACAAGGGCTTGCAAGCCTATGTTCGCATCAACCGCGACGTCGCCTCGCGCCTGGGCGTCACCACAGCAGCGGTGGACAATGCCTTGTACGACGCCTTTGGCCAAAGGCTGATCTCCACCATCTTCACCCAGACCAACCAGTACCGCGTGGTGCTGGAGGTGGATAAGGCGCACCAACGCGATCCGCTGTCGCTGAAGGGCATTTACGTGCCCACCGCCAGCGGCGGGCCGGTGCCGCTGGACGCCGTCGCCACCATAGAAGAACGCCCGGCCTCGCTGGCCATCAATCATCTGGGCCAATTTCCGACCGCCACCATCTCCTTCAATCTGAAGAAGGGCGCGTCGCTGGGCGAGGCGGTGGATGCCATCCGCCAGGCGGAAAGCGAGATGGGCATGCCCGCCAGCATGGACACCAAGTTCCAGGGCGCGGCCATGGCCTTCCAGGCCTCCTTGTCCAACACGCTATGGCTGATCCTGGCCGCCATCGTCACCATGTACATCGTGCTGGGCGTGCTGTACGAGAGCTATGTCCATCCGATCACCATCCTGTCCACCCTGCCCTCGGCCGGCATCGGCGCGCTGCTGGCGCTGATGGTGTCCGGCACCGATCTGTCGGTGATCGCCATCATCGGCATCATCTTGCTGATCGGCATCGTGAAGAAGAACGCGATCATGATGATAGACTTCGCGCTCGAAGCCGAGCGCGAACAGGGCATGAGTCCGCGCGAGGCCATCTACCAGGCCTGCTTGCTGCGTTTCCGTCCGATTCTGATGACCACCATGGCGGCGCTGCTGGGCGCGCTGCCGCTGATGCTGGGCGGCGGCATGGGCTCGGAACTGCGCGAACCGCTGGGCATCACCATGGTGGGCGGCCTGATGGTCAGCCAGGTACTGACGCTGTTCACCACGCCGGTGATCTATCTGGCCTTCGACCGCCTCGCGGCGCGCTTCGGCCGCAAGGACAAGCCGGAACTGGCTGAGGAGCAGGACGCATGA